From a region of the Malania oleifera isolate guangnan ecotype guangnan chromosome 12, ASM2987363v1, whole genome shotgun sequence genome:
- the LOC131143974 gene encoding putative pentatricopeptide repeat-containing protein At1g69350, mitochondrial, translated as MTLYMPLFKSCSTLRTLSQLHAHLLVTGLHRDVLASTKLIDSYAKMGTLESATTVFENFPRPDSFIWGVLIRCCVRNGSFEQAISLYHEMLHRQTQISSFVFSSILRACSGFGDLGIGGDVHGRIIKCGVDTDAIVGTSLVRMYGENDCLDDARKIFDQMLIRDVVSWCSIIASYVQNGRASEGLEMFHQMVSERIKPDSVIMLSVIEACAELGLFRLARSVHGYIIRHDLERHGSLDNSLIVMYSKFGDLHGAECLFESRTVWSTPSWTSMIFCYNQSGCFREALNILVEMQESKVEPNSVTMMGILYSCARLGRLKEGKSVHCFVIRKAQDPDFQFLGPALIDFYAVCGKPEYSQKAFDSVSDRNIVLWNVLISVYARKRLSNEALAFFAQMHEQGFMPDSFTIASSLSACGDVHFSQLGSQIHGHIVKTGFFNEFVQNSLIDMYSKCGFVDLASMIFGEIPNKSTITWNSMICGFSQNGNSVEAISLFDQMYFNCVEMDNVTFLSAIQACSHLCYLEKGKWVHHKLITFGIRKDSHTETALCDMYAKCGDLHMAQRVFDSTLERNVVSWSAMIAGYGMHGQTNAAISLFTQMLESGIKPNNVTFLNILSACSHTGLVKEGKLYFNLMGDFGIEPKSEHFACMVDLLSRAGDINGAYAIISSMPFPANASIWGALLNGCRIHRRMDMITIIQRKLLDTNTDDAGHYTLLSNIYVEGGNLHDFGKVRSMMRSIGLQKVPGHSTVQIDTKFYRFEAGDTSHNQTKEIYRFLENFLSFAQELGYNAEGYSCTIDTCEFFPKRNDVMNHSEKLAIAFGIINTSPRTTLHISKNLRICSDCHSFTKIVSRITGRQIIMRDLNRFHHFIDGSCSCRDYW; from the coding sequence ATGACCCTGTACATGCCATTGTTCAAATCCTGTTCCACCTTGAGAACACTCTCCCAGCTCCATGCCCACCTCTTGGTCACAGGCCTCCACAGAGATGTACTTGCCTCCACCAAACTCATCGACTCTTATGCCAAAATGGGTACCCTTGAATCTGCGACAACTGTCTTTGAAAACTTCCCCAGGCCTGATTCTTTCATCTGGGGTGTATTGATCAGGTGCTGTGTGAGGAATGGCTCCTTTGAACAAGCCATTTCGCTGTACCATGAGATGCTGCACCGGCAGACCCAGATCAGCAGCTTTGTATTTTCGTCCATTTTAAGAGCTTGTTCTGGTTTTGGTGATTTGGGTATCGGCGGGGACGTACATGGGAGGATAATTAAATGTGGGGTTGACACCGATGCCATTGTGGGCACATCTCTAGTTCGGATGTATGGAGAGAATGACTGCTTAGATGACGCTCGAAAGATATTTGATCAAATGCTGATAAGGGATGTTGTTTCATGGTGTTCAATCATAGCAAGCTATGTTCAGAATGGACGGGCGAGCGAAGGTTTAGAGATGTTCCATCAGATGGTCTCCGAACGAATCAAACCCGATTCAGTGATAATGCTAAGTGTAATTGAGGCTTGTGCTGAATTGGGCCTTTTTAGATTAGCAAGGTCAGTTCACGGTTACATAATCAGACATGACCTAGAAAGGCATGGGTCATTGGATAATTCTCTTATTGTGATGTATAGTAAATTTGGCGACTTGCATGGTGCGGAATGCCTCTTTGAGAGTAGGACTGTCTGGAGTACTCCTTCATGGACGAGTATGATTTTCTGCTACAACCAAAGTGGTTGCTTCCGAGAAGCACTGAACATTCTTGTAGAGATGCAAGAATCTAAAGTAGAACCCAATTCAGTAACCATGATGGGTATTTTATATTCATGTGCAAGGTTAGGTAGGCTTAAGGAAGGGAAGTCAGTTCATTGTTTTGTTATCAGAAAAGCTCAAGACCCTGACTTCCAATTTCTTGGGCCAGCACTAATAGATTTTTACGCTGTTTGTGGAAAACCAGAATACAGCCAGAAAGCATTTGATTCAGTTTCAgacagaaatattgtgttatggaaTGTGCTCATATCTGTTTATGCTAGAAAAAGGCTGTCAAACGAAGCTTTAGCATTCTTTGCGCAGATGCATGAACAGGGATTTATGCCAGACTCATTCACCATAGCAAGTTCACTCTCAGCTTGTGGAGATGTCCATTTTTCTCAGCTTGGAAGTCAGATCCACGGTCATATTGTCAAAACAGGCTTCTTCAATGAGTTTGTCCAGAATTCTCTGATTGATATGTACTCTAAATGTGGGTTTGTGGATTTGGCATCCATGATATTTGGTGAGATCCCAAACAAAAGCACTATTACATGGAATTCTATGATTTGTGGGTTTTCTCAGAATGGTAATTCAGTTGAAGCAATCAGTCTGTTTGATCAGATGTACTTCAACTGTGTTGAGATGGACAATGTAACCTTCTTGAGTGCAATTCAAGCTTGTTCACATCTCTGTTATCTAGAAAAGGGAAAGTGGGTGCATCACAAGCTCATTACCTTTGGAATAAGAAAGGATTCCCATACTGAGACTGCTCTATGTGATATGTATGCTAAGTGTGGAGACCTTCATATGGCCCAAAGAGTATTTGATAGCACGTTAGAAAGGAACGTGGTCTCGTGGAGTGCCATGATAGCTGGTTATGGGATGCACGGCCAGACTAATGCTGCCATATCCCTCTTTACTCAAATGCTAGAATCAGGAATAAAACCAAATAATGTGACCTTTCTGAATATTCTATCTGCCTGTAGTCATACAGGATTAGTGAAAGAAGGGAAATTGTATTTTAACTTAATGGGGGATTTTGGCATTGAACCAAAATCAGAACACTTTGCTTGTATGGTTGACCTTCTCAGCCGAGCTGGTGATATCAATGGAGCCTATGCAATAATCAGTTCAATGCCGTTCCCTGCAAATGCTAGCATTTGGGGTGCTCTGCTTAATGGGTGTCGTATCCATCGGAGGATGGACATGATCACTATCATTCAAAGAAAGCTTTTAGATACAAATACAGATGATGCTGGACATTATACTTTATTATCTAATATATATGTGGAAGGAGGAAACTTGCATGATTTTGGGAAGGTGAGATCAATGATGAGAAGTATTGGTCTACAGAAAGTCCCTGGTCATAGTACGGTTCAGATTGATACAAAATTTTACAGATTTGAGGCAGGAGATACATCTCATAATCAAACCAAGGAAATTTAcagatttttggaaaattttctaAGTTTTGCTCAAGAACTAGGTTACAATGCAGAGGGCTATAGTTGTACAATCGATACGTGTGAATTTTTTCCCAAGAGAAATGACGTCATGAATCACAGTGAAAAGCTCGCAATTGCCTTTGGAATTATAAATACCAGTCCAAGAACTACACTGCACATCTCAAAAAACCTTCGTATCTGTAGTGATTGCCATTCCTTCACAAAAATTGTGTCTAGAATCACAGGCAGACAGATCATTATGAGAGATTTAAATCGGTTTCATCATTTCATTGATGGGAGTTGCTCTTGTAGAGATTACTGGTAA
- the LOC131143726 gene encoding pentatricopeptide repeat-containing protein At2g03380, mitochondrial, whose amino-acid sequence MMKLLSPLHRHVPFFRKPQLQWRALTVTTDQYHPDYLQFDQTIASLQSASSNLCFALLGICRNIVSLKKIHGLFIVHGFTGDLLCETKLVSLYGLYGHIEIARSVFDRIQNPDFYSWKVMIRWYFMNDLYQEIIRVYIRMRECIGEHDNVVFSIVLKACSELRDFDEGRKVHCQVVKVGSPDSFVLTGLVDMYAKCGEIDCSRHLFDEIPEKNVVSCTSMIAGYAQNDCAEEGLILFNRMREWTVEVNQFTLGSIVTACTKLGALHQGRWIHGYVIKSGIGLNSFLVTAVLDMYVKCKAIRDARSIFDEFSIVDVVSWTAMVVGYSQSGLPYEALKLFTDKRPMGLLPNSVTAASVLSACAQSHSLNLGQSTHSLGIKLGLEDAIVKNALVDMYAKFHMIGDARYLFETFSDRDVVSWNSIISGYSQNGSAYEALKLYHQMRLESVLPDAITIVSVLTASAALGALQFGSSLQAYSIKEGLLLSNVYVGTAFLNLYAKCGDAKSARRIFDQMGDKNVITWSAMIRGYGVHGDSCESLALFSDMLKEDLEPNEVIFTAILSACSHTGMVGEGWQCFNLMCQDYNFVPSMKHYACMVDLLARSGRLEEALDFIEKMPVLPDVSLFGAFLHGCRLYSRFDLGEVAVKRLLELHPDQACYYVLMSNLYASDGRWNQANQVRQLMKKRGLSKSPGSSLVGPDIHDESSSLRLASLA is encoded by the coding sequence ATGATGAAACTGCTCTCTCCCTTGCACAGACACGTTCCTTTCTTCAGGAAACCTCAACTTCAGTGGAGGGCTCTCACAGTCACAACCGATCAATATCATCCAGACTACCTCCAATTCGATCAAACCATAGCTTCGCTTCAGTCCGCCTCTTCGAACCTCTGTTTTGCTCTTTTGGGTATCTGCAGAAACATCGTTTCCCTCAAGAAAATTCATGGCTTGTTCATCGTCCATGGCTTTACCGGCGACCTTCTATGCGAGACCAAATTGGTCAGCTTGTATGGTCTTTATGGGCACATTGAAATTGCCCGTTCGGTGTTCGATCGAATCCAGAACCCCGACTTCTATTCCTGGAAGGTGATGATTAGATGGTACTTCATGAATGATTTGTATCAGGAAATTATCCGGGTCTATATCCGCATGAGGGAATGTATCGGAGAGCATGACAACGTTGTTTTCTCGATTGTATTGAAGGCGTGTAGTGAGTTGCGGGATTTTGATGAAGGAAGGAAGGTACATTGCCAAGTTGTTAAGGTTGGGAGTCCTGATAGTTTTGTGTTGACGGGTCTTGTAGACATGTATGCCAAGTGCGGAGAGATTGATTGTTCCCGCCATCTGTTTGATGAAATTCCTGAGAAAAATGTTGTTTCTTGCACCTCGATGATTGCCGGGTATGCGCAGAATGATTGTGCAGAAGAAGGGTTGATTTTGTTTAACCGGATGAGAGAATGGACGGTTGAAGTCAACCAATTTACCTTGGGGAGCATAGTCACAGCTTGTACAAAGTTGGGAGCTCTACATCAAGGAAGGTGGATTCATGGGTATGTGATTAAAAGTGGGATTGGTCTTAATTCTTTTTTGGTGACTGCTGTCCTGGACATGTATGTCAAGTGTAAAGCCATTAGAGATGCTCGTTCCATATTTGATGAGTTTTCTATTGTTGATGTTGTCTCCTGGACGGCAATGGTTGTTGGGTACAGTCAGAGTGGCTTACCTTACGAGGCTTTGAAGTTGTTTACAGATAAGAGACCAATGGGCCTCTTACCCAATTCTGTGACTGCAGCAAGCGTGCTTTCAGCGTGTGCACAGTCGCACAGTTTGAATTTGGGTCAGTCAACTCACAGTCTTGGTATTAAGCTTGGGCTGGAAGATGCTATAGTGAAAAATGCTCTTGTTGATATGTACGCAAAGTTCCATATGATTGGTGATGCTCGTTATTTATTCGAGACATTTTCAGACAGAGACGTGGTTTCTTGGAATTCAATTATTTCTGGGTATTCCCAAAATGGTTCTGCATATGAAGCCCTGAAGCTATATCATCAGATGAGGTTGGAATCTGTCTTACCTGATGCAATTACAATAGTGAGTGTCCTTACAGCTTCTGCTGCTCTTGGTGCTCTCCAATTTGGTTCTTCTCTTCAGGCCTACTCTATAAAAGAGGGTCTATTATTATCTAATGTCTATGTTGGCACTGCATTTCTGAACCTGTACGCCAAATGTGGGGATGCAAAATCTGCCCGTAGAATTTTTGATCAAATGGGGGACAAGAACGTGATTACTTGGAGTGCAATGATTCGTGGTTATGGAGTGCATGGGGATAGTTGTGAGTCACTCGCACTTTTTAGTGATATGTTGAAAGAAGATTTGGAGCCTAATGAAGTAATATTTACAGCCATTTTATCAGCCTGTAGCCATACTGGGATGGTTGGGGAGGGTTGGCAGTGTTTTAATTTAATGTGTCAGGACTACAACTTTGTGCCTTCAATGAAGCATTATGCATGTATGGTTGATCTGTTAGCTCGTTCTGGAAGGCTTGAAGAAGCCTTGGATTTTATTGAGAAAATGCCGGTTCTACCAGATGTTAGTTTATTTGGTGCTTTTCTCCATGGATGCAGACTCTATTCAAGGTTTGACCTCGGTGAGGTGGCAGTCAAGAGACTGCTAGAGTTGCATCCTGATCAAGCTTGTTACTATGTGCTCATGTCAAACTTATATGCTTCAGATGGAAGATGGAACCAGGCTAATCAAGTGAGGCAGTTGATGAAGAAGCGAGGACTGAGCAAGTCTCCTGGGAGTAGTCTAGTGGGACCAGATATCCATGATGAATCTTCTTCCCTGAGATTGGCATCGCTTgcataa